Part of the Sulfitobacter sp. W027 genome, CGTAAATAGGGCCAGAGTTCACTGCCGCGGATCCACGGGATTTGCGGGAAGAGCGAGCCGAGCCCATAGTAGAGCAGCCAGATTTGCAAAAGCAGCGGCGTTCCGCGGATGACGGTACAAAATATCCGCGCGGGGGCGGAGAGGTACCAAGGCCCTACGGCCTGCGCGAGGCCAAGGGGGATGGCTAGAAGAAAGCCCAGCACGCAAGTGACAACCAATATCCAGATCGTGCGCCAGAGACCCTCAAGCGCTAGTGGGGCGTATTCCGGTATCCAATCCCACCGCAGCGCTACGGCGCACCAGACCACCGCGCCCAGTAAAAGCGCCAACATGACAATGCGATGGGGCTGCATCAGAGCGCGAATAGGGATCATCGGCCCGCTCCTTTCAGCGACGGCTGACCGCGCCGCGCCCATTTTTCGATCCGGGCGAAGACTGCGCCTGAACAGAGCGTTACGATCAAGTAGAGTGCGCCCGCAGCGAGGAAGAAGGTGAAATAGGCGCGCGTGCTGGCGGCGGCCTGTCGTGTCTCAAGTGTCAGCTCGCTAAAGCCGACGATGGCCAACAATGCGGTATCTTTTGTGGCAATAAGCCACAGGTTCGCAAGACCGGGCGTGGCAAAAGACATCATCGCGGGGATGGTAACCCGGCGCATCAGCATAAACGGCGGCATGCCATAAGCACGCGCGGCCTCAATCTGCCCCGGTGGCACGGCTTGGATTGCGCCGCGCAACACCTCGGTGGCATATGCGCCCTGCACCACGCCGAGCACCCAGATACCCGCGACCACACCGCTGATCTCGACACGGCCATAGCCCATGGCTTCCGAGATTTTATTGATAAGATCGGTACCGACGTAATAGAGGATCAGGATCAGCACCAGTTCCGGCACCGCCCGGATCACAGTCGTGTAGAC contains:
- a CDS encoding ABC transporter permease, with the translated sequence MEFFFETLGLTESAKLLSLSPPGWGGNLLRGLANSLQIAFGAFGFGLLIGLFGAYGKLYGGVVLRDLLAVYTTVIRAVPELVLILILYYVGTDLINKISEAMGYGRVEISGVVAGIWVLGVVQGAYATEVLRGAIQAVPPGQIEAARAYGMPPFMLMRRVTIPAMMSFATPGLANLWLIATKDTALLAIVGFSELTLETRQAAASTRAYFTFFLAAGALYLIVTLCSGAVFARIEKWARRGQPSLKGAGR